TTTCCTGCTCGGTTATGGTTTTGATGATGAATTCGCGCCGTTGGTCGATCTCTTCGAATTTCTTTTTCAGGTCCTGGATGGAGGCGATCTGCACTTCATCGAGGTTGCCGGTCACTTCTTTTCTGTATCGGGAGATGAAGGGAACGGTGGAACCTTCGTCCAGCAGTTGCATGGTGCTGGCTGCCTGTTTGCGGTTAATGTTCAGTTCCTGTGCGATGCGTTCCGCGTGTACGGTGTTGATGATCTCGTTGCTCATTGTCTGGATTTCAGGGCGGCAAACGTACCAAAAAAATCGGGGTGCCGCACGTTAAATGATGGGTGAAAATAAATTTTGAATTTTCAGTATTGTACCCCAAATTTGCAGGCATGATTGGAAAAACACAAAATATTCAGTGGTGGTGGCATACTAACCTCAATCGGGGCAGGTAATGCTATTGCTATAATTTACCATATTTAAGGCCCCGCTGGATGCGGGGCTTTTTGTTTTTGACCCATCCGGCAGGCCATACCAACAGAATTCATGCAATGAAAAAGATCAGGATAGAAACCAGGTACAGAAAGATGCTCTCAGATGTGTTCACGCCCGTGGGTATTTATCTCCGCCTCCGCGACCGTTTCCGTGATACAATCCTCCTTGAAAGTACCGACTTCCATGCCGGAGAGAACAGCTACTCTTTTATCGGCATCAACGCCATCGCAGGTATAGAGATCAGTAATTTTGGCGGAATGGAGTGCAAACTGCCCGCACAGGAACCTTTCAAAGAAAAGATTAGTTCCCCAGCCGCAGTTCCGAGTTTGCTATGGGATTTTATGAAGCGTTTCGACATCGATCCAACACCCAAAGGCATGCCGCCCACACAGGGGTTGTTCGGCTACAGCACATTTGATGCCGTGCAGTTTTTTGACACGGTTACGCTGGGAAAAACACGGGAGAACACACCTGTGATTCCACTGATGCGGTACCGGTTATACCAGTATATTATCGCCATCAATCATTATAAAGATGAATTGTATATCTGTGAGAATGTGATCTCCGGGGTGGAAAGTGAAATAGACCTGGTGGAATCATTGATCCGTTCCAAAGATGTGCCGGTGTTTCCCTTTGAAGCCACAGGCGCAGAAACATCCAACCTTACAGATGAAGAATACAGGGAAATGGTGCGCAAAGGAATCGCCTCCTGTATGCGGGGCGATGTGTTCCAGATCGTGTTAAGCCGCCGTTTCCAGCAAGCTTTCCGTGGCGATGAATTTAATGTTTATCGTGCGCTGCGCAACATCAATCCTTCTCCCTACCTGTTCTTTTTCGATTATGGCGATTATAAGATGATGGGGTCCTCCCCGGAGAGCCAACTGATCGTGAAGAACAATAAAGCGGTGGTGCATCCCATTGCGGGAACTTTTAAAAGAACCGGTGATGAAGAAACAGATGCCCGCGAAGCGAAACGTTTACTGGAAGATGCAAAGGAAAACGCCGAGCATGTGATGCTGGTGGACCTGGCCCGAAACGATTTAAGCAGGTTATGTACCGAAGTTACGGTTACCCAATACCGGCAGGTACAGTATTATTCGCATGTGATCCACCTGGTAAGCGAGGTGACCGGTAAAGTGGCGGAAGGAACTAACCCGTTTGCATTGATGGCCGTAACCTTTCCCGCAGGAACTTTGTCCGGTGCCCCGAAATTCAAAGCCATGGAACTGATCGATTCCTTTGAACCCACGCCGCGCAGCTATTATGGCGGCTGCATCGGTTTTGTCGGCTTCGACGGCAGTTGCAACCAGGCCATCATGATCCGCACTTTCCTGAGCCGTAATAATACTTTGTACTACCAGGCCGGTGCAGGTGTGGTGGCGAAGTCCAATCCAGAAAATGAATTGCAGGAAGTGAACAACAAACTCGGCGCGTTAAAAACCGCTGTAATTACTGCCGCAGGCATTCAATAAATCCATCAGGCATCATTCAATTCAAAACAGTTCAAGTGAAAATACTGGTATTCGATAACTACGATTCTTTTACCTATAACCTCGTACACCTGGTAGAGAAAATCATTCATGGTAAAGTGGAAGTGCACCGCAATGACCAGATTCCATTGGAGAAAGTTGCGGATTACGATAAAATCATTCTTTCTCCCGGACCTGGTATTCCCGAAGAAGCGGGACTGTTACTGCCTTTAATCAAACAGTATGCACCCACCAAATCCATTCTCGGCGTTTGTCTGGGACACCAGGCCATCGCGGAAGCATTCGGTGGAAAACTCACCAACCTGAGCAGTGTTTACCATGGCGTGGCTACGCCCATTGTACAGGCTCCAGTATTTTCACCTAGAGAAAACGGTATTTTTAACGGGTTGCCTGCCACCATTGAAGTAGGCAGGTACCACAGTTGGGTGGCCGATGAAGCGTCTTTCCCTGAAGAACTGGAAGTGACCGCGAAAGATGATGCCGGTTTCATCATGGGACTTCAGCACAAAAAATATGATGTGCAGGGCGTGCAGTTCCATCCCGAAAGTGTATTGACACCCGATGGGGAAAAGATGCTGAAGAACTGGCTCAAACAATAACCGTTCAACACCATCTATTCTTCACATTTACATCAGTCGAAATGAAAAAAATACTGCAATACTTATTCGAATACAAATCCCTTCCGCGTGAAAAAGCGAAAGACCTGTTGCTGCAACTGGGCCGCGGACAATTCAATGAACATGAGATCACCGCTTTCATGACGGTGTTCCTGATGCGGAGTATCACCATCGAAGAACTGCAGGGCTTCCGGGATGCGTTGCTGGAACTGTGTGTGCCCGTTTCTTTTGATGAAACGCCTGTTCTGGATATCGTAGGTACAGGAGGAGATGGGAAGAACACGTTTAATATCTCCACATTAGCTTGTTTCATTGTAGCAGGTGCCGGCCAGAAAGTGGCCAAGCATGGGAATTATGGGGCTTCTTCGGTGAGCGGAGCGTCCAATGTAATGGAACAGTTGGGTTATAAGTTCAGTAACTCGAACGATAAACTGAAAAAAGAACTGGACGAAGCCGGAATATGTTTTCTGCATGCGCCTTTGTTTCACCCCGCGTTAAAAGCTGTGGCGCCCATCCGTAAAAACCTCGGCATGCGCACGTTTTTTAACATGCTGGGACCAATGGTAAATCCCGCAAAACCAGCTTGTCAACTGGTAGGTGTATATAGTCTTGAAATGGCCCGTATCTACAATTACCTTTTGCAACAGGCAGGAACGCCCTTTACCATTATTCACAGCCTGGATGGATACGATGAGATCAGTCTTACGGCCGATACCAAAGTGATCACGCAGGAAGGCGAACGTATTATGACCCCGGAAATGTTGGGAAAAAGAACTGTCCAGTCACAGGATATATACGGAGGAAATACCGTGGAAGAGGCCGCGAAATTGTTTTCAAAGATC
Above is a genomic segment from Parasegetibacter sp. NRK P23 containing:
- a CDS encoding gamma-glutamyl-gamma-aminobutyrate hydrolase family protein, with product MKILVFDNYDSFTYNLVHLVEKIIHGKVEVHRNDQIPLEKVADYDKIILSPGPGIPEEAGLLLPLIKQYAPTKSILGVCLGHQAIAEAFGGKLTNLSSVYHGVATPIVQAPVFSPRENGIFNGLPATIEVGRYHSWVADEASFPEELEVTAKDDAGFIMGLQHKKYDVQGVQFHPESVLTPDGEKMLKNWLKQ
- the trpD gene encoding anthranilate phosphoribosyltransferase, coding for MKKILQYLFEYKSLPREKAKDLLLQLGRGQFNEHEITAFMTVFLMRSITIEELQGFRDALLELCVPVSFDETPVLDIVGTGGDGKNTFNISTLACFIVAGAGQKVAKHGNYGASSVSGASNVMEQLGYKFSNSNDKLKKELDEAGICFLHAPLFHPALKAVAPIRKNLGMRTFFNMLGPMVNPAKPACQLVGVYSLEMARIYNYLLQQAGTPFTIIHSLDGYDEISLTADTKVITQEGERIMTPEMLGKRTVQSQDIYGGNTVEEAAKLFSKIIRGEGSWAQNAVVLANAAMALNGTGAYENYESAYAAAVESLEGKKAWNALNKLLALQ
- a CDS encoding anthranilate synthase component I family protein, yielding MKKIRIETRYRKMLSDVFTPVGIYLRLRDRFRDTILLESTDFHAGENSYSFIGINAIAGIEISNFGGMECKLPAQEPFKEKISSPAAVPSLLWDFMKRFDIDPTPKGMPPTQGLFGYSTFDAVQFFDTVTLGKTRENTPVIPLMRYRLYQYIIAINHYKDELYICENVISGVESEIDLVESLIRSKDVPVFPFEATGAETSNLTDEEYREMVRKGIASCMRGDVFQIVLSRRFQQAFRGDEFNVYRALRNINPSPYLFFFDYGDYKMMGSSPESQLIVKNNKAVVHPIAGTFKRTGDEETDAREAKRLLEDAKENAEHVMLVDLARNDLSRLCTEVTVTQYRQVQYYSHVIHLVSEVTGKVAEGTNPFALMAVTFPAGTLSGAPKFKAMELIDSFEPTPRSYYGGCIGFVGFDGSCNQAIMIRTFLSRNNTLYYQAGAGVVAKSNPENELQEVNNKLGALKTAVITAAGIQ